GCTCGATGACGGCGAGATCGCGGATCGCGGCCGGCTCGCCGGTGTCGGCCCGCACCTGGAGCGAGGCGAGGATGCCGTCGATCTGCGCCCGCGTGAGGACCCGCGGCAGCGTCCGCTCGGTCTTCGGCGAGCGGAGCCGTGTGCCGGGGTCGACGGGGATGCGGTCCTGGCGTCGCAGCCAGGCCGTGAGTCCGCGGGCGGAGGCGGCGCGGCGGGCGAGGCTGGCGGGCGCGAGCCCCTCGCCGCTGGAGCGCCAGAGCCAGTCGCGCAGCAGCTCGAGGTCGAGCTCGGCGAGCTCCTCGGCGCCGCTGTCGCGGGCGTGTGCGGTGAGGCTCGCGAGGTCGGCGGCGTAGCCCCGGATGCTGTGCGGGCTGAGCCCGCGGTCGAGCCGCAGGTGGTCGAGGTACTCCTCGACGGCGCGCCCGAGCTCCATGCCCACCATGCTCGCGCGCTCGCCCGCCGCTCCCCCGCCGCCGCGCCGCATCGCTCGTCGGAGCGTGCCGCGCCGCTCGTCCGAGCCTGCCGCGGTGCTCAGTCGGGCGTGCCGGTGCTCAGTCCGGGGTGCCGGCGTCGACGCTCGCGTCGCGTGCGGCGAGGTCGTAGGTCGAGCGCTTGTTCGAGAAGGCCTCGCGGCGCTCCTCGGGGCTCATGGCGGCGAGCATGTCGAGGACGCGCTCGGAGAAGCCGGAGACCCGGGGGAAGCTCCCGACGGGGACGATCGAATGCACGACGGTGTCGGCGTAGACCTCGACGATGCCGACCGAGTGCCCGCCGTCGACCCCGACGAGCGTGCCCTGCGGTGCGGCGGGGTCGATCGAGTAGCAGGTCGCGGCGGCGACCGAGACGGGGGTGCCCGCGAGGGTGCCGTGGGTCGCGTAGTGGAGGTGGCCGGCGAGGATGCCGCGGACGTCGCTCCCCTCGATGGCGGCGGCGAGCTCGCCCTGGTGCTCGAGCTCGAGCACGGCCATGAGCTCGACGAGCGACGGCAGCGGCGGGTGGTGCAGCGCGAGGAGCGTGCCATCGGGTGCGGGCTCCGCGAGCTCGGCGCGCAGCCAGTCGAGCTGCGCCGGCTCGAGCGAGCCGTGGTGGTAGCCGGGGACGGTGGAGTCGAGGGCGATGATGCGGAGCCCGCCGAGTCGGTGCACGCGGTCGAGCGGCCGCACGCCGCCCGCGCCGTCGCCCTCGGCCGCCGCGCCGAGCAGCTCGGCGGCGAAGGGCTCGCGCTCGTCGTGGTTGCCCATGACCCAGATGATCTCGGCGCCGAGGCGCTCGGCGACGGGCTCGACGATGGCCCGGAGGCGCCGGTAGGCATCGACCTCGCCGAGGTCGGCGAGGTCGCCGGTGAAGACGATGGCCTCGGGTGCGAGTCCCGATCGCTCGAGCTGCTCGAGCGCCCTGGCGAGGGTCGGCTCGCTGTCCACCGCGCCGTAGAGCGGTCGACCTCCCTCGAGGAGGTGCGGGTCGCTGAAGTGCGCGATCGTGTGGATCGCGGGGGCGTGCTGACCGAGCTGGACCACGGCCGCACTCTACTCGCCGCCCCCGACGGCCGGTGAGGCCGCGTCATGACCCGGCCCGGATCCAGCCGTCGCCGCGGGGCCGGACGATCCCGTCGAGCTCGAGCAGCCCGAGCATCGCCCGCACCCGATCGGGTGCGAGCCCGCTCATCGACGCGAGATCGCCGGGGCGGCGTGCCGTCCGGGTGCTCATGGCGTCGAGCAGTCGCGCCCGCGTCCCCTCCGGGTCCTCGGCGGTGACCACCGCCGGCCTCCCCCGCGCCCCGCTCGGGCGGGACCGTTCTGCCGGGTGCTCCGCCGCATCCTCGTCGCCTCTGTCGGCCGACCGCGTCGGCGCCGGTCCCGCGGCGTCGACACCGGCGGTCGGCAGCAGCTCCGCCATCTCGGCCGCGTCGGTGACGCAGACGGCGTCCAGCTCGCGCAGCATCCGGTGGCATCCCGACGACGCCGTGCTCGTGACAGGGCCGGGCACCGCCCCGATCGGCCGGCCGAGCTGCGCCGCGTGCCGGGCCGTGTTGAGCGAGCCCGAGCGCCAGCCCGCCTCGACGACGACGGTCGCGTCGGAGATCGCGGCGATGATGCGGTTGCGCTGGAGGAACCGCCAGCGGGTGGGCGCGGTGCCGCAGGGCACCTCGGCGAGCACGAGTCCGCCGCCCTCTCCCGAGATCCGCTCGAGGAGCGCCTCGTGGCCGCTCGGGTAGAACCGGTCGAGCCCGCCGGCGAGCACCGCGATCGTGCGGCCGCCGCTCGCGAGGGCCGCGCGATGCGCCGCACCGTCGATGCCGTAGGCGGCGCCGGAGACGATCGCCACCCCGCGGTCGACGAGGCCGCTCGCCGCCTCCACCGCGACGTGCTCGCCGTAGCCGGTCGCCGCGCGGGCGCCGACGAGCGCGATGCCCGGCGCGCTCGCCGGTGCGGCTTCCCCGGGTCGCGCGCCGGCCGGGGAGCCCCGGAACCAGAGTGCGGCGGGTGCATGCGGGCCGAGGTCGTCGAGGCCCTGAGGCCAGCCGGGATCGCCCGGCACGAGCAGCCCGATCCCGAAGCGCCGCGCCTGCTCGAGGGCGAGGCGGACGGGCCGCTGCGCCACACGCGGCCACCAGCGGCGCACCGCCTCCTCGAGCGCGCGCGACCCGAGCCCGGATGATGCCGGGCCGGTCGATGCCGGGTCGGACGATGCGCCGCCGAGCCGGCCTCCGGCGAGCATGGCCGGCTCGCCCTCCGTCTCGATGAGCAGCTCGAGCGCCGGGAAGGCGCCCAGCGCGCCGACGAGCGCGCCGGCCGCGCCGTCGCCGGGCTCCGCGATCGTCGACCAGGCGGCGCGCGCGAATCGCTCGAGGAGCGCCTCGCGGTCCTCGAGGACCTCGGGCGGCATCGAGCGCGCGACCCCGCGCACGAGCTCCGCGATCCGCGACTCCGGCATCCCGAGCACGCTCACGAGGCCGACCTCCGCAGGATGAGCGCGCGGGCCACGTGGTCCTCGCCGGGCCGCTCGGCGCCGTCCAGGTCGGCGAGCGTCCAGGCCGTGCGGAGGACCCGATCGTGGCCGCGCATCGTCACGAGGCCCCGCTCGAGCGCGCGGTCGAGGACGCGCGCCGCGGCCCGCTCGGGCGACCCGAGCGGCGAGCGGAGCACCGAGCCCGGGACCTCCGCGTTGCGACGCCACGGGGTCCGATCGAGCCGCGCGGCCGCGGCGGCCCGCGCGCGGGCGACCCGCTCGCGGGCGAGCGCCGTCGTCGTGCGCGACTCCCCCGCGGCGAGCCGCAGCTGCGCCGCCGTGACCTTCGGCACCCGCAGCTGGATGTCGATCCGGTCGAGCAGCGGCCCGCTCATGCGCGCGAGGTAGCGACGTCGTGCGTTCGGCGAGCAGATGCACTCCGCGTCCTTCGCGCCCGCCTGCCCGCAGGGACACGGGTTCGCGGCGAGCACGAGCTGGAACCGCGCCGGGAAGCTCGCGGCGGCGTTCGCGCGGTGGATCGTGATCCGGCCCGACTCGAGCGGCTGCCGCAGCGCGTCGAGGGCGGCCGGCGAGAACTCGGGCGCCTCGTCGAGGAAGAGCACGCCGTGCGAGGCCCGGGCGGCGGCACCCGGGCGGATGACGGCGCTGCCGCCCCCGACGATCGAGGTCGGACTCGCCGTGTGGTGCGGGGCCTCGAGCGGCGGACGGACCCGCAGCTCGCCGCCGATCGGGAGGCCGCAGAGCGAGCGCAGCGAGCTCACCTCGAGCGCCGCCGAGGTCTCGAGGTCCGGCAGGATGCCGGGCAGCCGCTCCGCGAGCATCGTCTTCCCCGCGCCGGGCGGCCCGAGCAGGAGCATGTGGTGCCCGCCGGCCGCGGCGACCTGCACGGCCTCCACGGCATCCGCGTTGCCGACGACCTCGGCGAGGTCGGGCTCGGGCTCCCCCTCCGACGTCGCGACCGCGGGCCGGAGCACCGCCTCGACCGGCTCCGCCGCGAGCTCGGCGCCGTGCCAGATCGCCGCCTCACGGAGACTCGCGACCGGCACGACCCGGACACCGGGCACGAGTGCGGCCTCCTCCGCATCCCCGCTCGGCACCATCACGATCGAGGCACCGCCGCGCGCGGCCGCGAGCACCGCGGGCAGGACGCCGCGCGTCGGCCGCAGCCGCCCGTCGAGGCCGAGCTCGCCGAGGTGCACGACCCGCGCGATCGACTCGCGCGGCACGAGCCCGTCGGCGGCGAGCGCCGCGAGCGCGATCGCGAGGTCGAAGGCGGAGCCGTGCTTCGGGAGCGAGGCGGGCGAGAGGTTGATGGTGAGCTTCTTCGCGCCGATGGGGTGCCCGGTGTTCGCGGCGGCGGCCCGCACGCGGTCCTTCGACTCCCCGAGCGAGGTGTCGGGGAGGCCGATCACGACGAAGCCGGGGAGCCCGCTCGAGACGTCCGCCTCCACCTCGACGAGCGCGCCGTCGAGACCCTGCAGCGCGATCGAGGTCGTCCGTCCGACCGCCATCAGCCGATCCCCGCGATGTGCTCGATCCGAGCCGGGGCGTCCCGCGGCGCGATGACGGAGACGGCGTCGAGCCGCATCCGCGAGCGGGGATGCCCGTGCTCGGCCGACCACAGGCCCGCCAGGCGACGCAGACGCCGCAGCTTCGCGACCGTGATCGCCTCGAGGGGATGCCCGAAGCCGAGCCCCGAGCGGGTCTTCACCTCCACGATCGCGACGACCGGGCCGTCGCGCACGACGAGGTCGATCTCGCCGTGCCGGCACCGCCAGTTGCGCGCCACCACCTCCATGCCCGCCGCGCGCAGATGCCGCGCCGCGAGCTCCTCGCCGAGCCGTCCCAGGTCGTCCTTCGCTGCCATGCGGGAAGGATGCGGGAGGCAGCCGCGGCCGCGTGCCGACGAGCACCGGAATGGGGGGCGATCGGCCGGATCCGGGCTGTGGAGGAGAGCCGGATAGCATCGAGGGGATGACCGCACGCGCCCGCCCGAGCACGGGCCGCATCCTCGCCCTCCTCGGCGTCGGCATCCTCGGCGGCCTCCTCTCCGGCCTCTTCGGCGTCGGCGGCGGCATCCTCATGATCCCGCTGCTCATCCTGCTCGCCGGGCTCGATCAGCGCACCGCCGCCGCGACCTCCCTCGCCGCGATCGTCCCGACCGCGATCGCCGGCGCCAGCACCTACGCCGCGAACGGCCAGATCGACCTCGTCGCCGCCGCGCTCCTCGCGCTCGGCGGCATCGGCGGCTCGGCGATCGGGAGCCGCCTGCTGCGCGTGCTGCCGATCGGCGTGCTCCGCTGGGCCTTCATCGGCCTGCTCCTCGCGGTCGCCGTGCGCATGGCGCTCGTCGTGCCCGCGCGCGCCGACGCGGCGGACCTCGACCTCCCGCGCATCCTCGGATTCATCGCGCTGGGCCTCGTGATCGGCATCGTCTCGGGCCTCTTCGGCATCGGCGGCGGCGTCATCGCGGTGCCCGCGCTCATCGCGATCTTCGGCATCGGCGACCTCACCGCGAAGGGCACCTCGCTGCTCATGATGATCCCGACCGCGCTCGCCGGCACCATCGGGAACGCGCGGGCGCGGCTCGTCGACTGGACCGCCGTCGCGATCGCCGGCACGGGCGCCGTGGCGGCATCCTTCGCGGGCGTCGCGCTCGCGTTCCTCATCCCGGCGCGGCTCTCCGGCGTGATCTTCGCGGGGCTCCTGCTCGTCAGCGCCGTGCAGCTCGCGGTGCGCGCGATCCGCGCCCGGCGGACGCCCCGCGACTAGCGGTCGAGGATCCCGCTACTCGTCGAGCGCGAGCTCCTTCGGCAGCTCCAGCTCGCGGTCGCCGAGCATCTCGACGTTGACGTCCTTGAAGGTGAGGACCCGCACGCTCTTCACGAAGCGGTCGGAGCGGTAGACGTCCCAGACCCAGACGTCGGCCATCGTCAGCTCGAAGTAGAAGTCGTGCTCGGTGTCCTTGCGCTCCAGCGCCACCTCGTTCGCGAGGTAGAAGCGCCGCTCCGTCTCGACGACGTACTTGAACTGACCCACGACATCGCGGTACTCGCGGTACAGGGCCAGCTCGACTTCGCGGTCGTAGTCCTCGATATCGTCGTCGTCCATCGCGAGCAGTCTAGACGCGAGCAGGCCCGCGTGCCGACCACCCGGGATCAGGCCGCGGGCGCGCCGCCCACGGCCTCCAGGTCGTCGAGCAGGCTCGGCTGGCGCAGCCACGACCAGCGATGCAGCGGACTCGCGCCCACACGACCCACCGCCTCGTAGTGCGCGGCGCTCGCATAGCCCTTGTTGCCCGCCCAGCCGTAGTCCGGCATCCCCTCGTGCGCCTCGGCCATGAGGCGGTCGCGGTGCACCTTCGCGGCGACGGACGCGGCGGCCACGACCGCGAGATCCCGGTCGGCCTTGACGCGCGTCACGATGCTGAGACGCAGCGGGAGGGCGGGCGTCAGCCAGTCGTGCGAGCCGTCGAGGACGACGAGCGCGCCCGTCGTGTCGAGGCCGGCCATGCGCAGCTCGGCGAAGGCGCGTGCGCCCGCGAGTCCCAGGGAGGCGATGATGCCGATGCGGTCGACCTCCTCGTTGTCGGCCAGGCCGACCGCGATGTGCGGGGTCCACGACATCACGCGCGGATGCAGCTCCTCGCGGCGCTTCTCGCTGAGCAGCTTCGAATCCCGGAGCCCCGTCGGCATCGGGGCGCAGTCGGGCAGGATCGCCGCGACGCCCACCGCGACCGGCCCCGCGATCGCGCCGCGCCCGACCTCGTCGACGCCGATCACCATCGGCGTCCCGCCGGCGAAGCGCTCCCGCTCGAAGTCGAGGGTCGGCTCGACGACGGTCACCGCTCGGCGCCGCTCTCGACGTCCTCCACGTCGCGGAACACCGCGGGGTGGTTGTCGAGCCAGGTCCAGCGGTCCGCCGGCCAGCTGATGAGGATCGCACGGCCGACGACGTTCTCGTAGGGGACGAAGCCGTCCGTCGGGCCGTCCTGGTTGTAGCGCGAGTCGCGCGAGTCGTAGCGGTTGTCGCCCATGACCCAGAGCGAGTCCTCGGGCACCGTGACCGAGAAGTCCACGCCCGAGGGGGCCGTCATCCCCTCCGGCAGCTGGATGTACGGCTCCTCGAGCGGCACGCCGTTGACGGTGAGCTGATTGAGCTCGTTGCAGCAGGCGACCGTGTCGCCCGGGAGGCCGATGACCCGCTTGATGAGGTGATCGTTGCTGTCCGGCGCCGTGAGGCCGATGACGCTGAGGAACCAGTCGATGCCGGCGACGACCGGCGGCTGCTCGGGCGCGACCGGCTGACCCTGCAGCCAGCCGCCCGGGTCGCGGAAGACCACGATGTCGCCGTGCTCGACGGGCATGAGGCCGGGCTCGAGCTGGTTGACGATGATCCGGTCGTTGACGAGGAGCGTCGGCTCCATCGACGGCGAGGGGATGTAGAAGGAGCGGATCAGGAAGGTCTTGATGAGGAAGGAGATGACGATCGCCGCCACCAGGATCACCACGACGTCCCGGAGGAAGCCCTTCCACCCGCGGGCGCGTTCCCGACGGCGCGCGGCACCGGACGCGCCGGACCGCTCGATCACTTCATCTGCCACTTAAACCCCTGAGCTCCCGGAAAGCATATGCCGCCGGGAGCTCAGGATCTGCTGTGCCACTCCGCCGCAGCGGGTGGGAGCGCGACGATCAGGCGTCGCGCTTCTCCTTGATCTTCGCCTTCTTGCCGCGGAGCTCGCGGAGGTAGTAGAGCTTCGCGCGGCGGACGTCGCCGCGGGTCACGATCTCGATGTGGTCGATGTTCGGCGAGTGCACGGGGAACGTGCGCTCGACGCCGACCTGGAAGCTGACCTTGCGGACCGTGAAGGTCTCGCGGATGCCCTCGCCCGAGCGGCCGATGACGACGCCCTGGAAGACCTGGATACGGGAGCGGCTGCCCTCGATGATGTTCACGTGCACCTTGACGGTGTCGCCGGGGCGGAAGTCGGGGATGTCCGACTTCAGGCTCGCGGCGTCGACGGAGTCGAGGATGTGCATGGCGATGTTCGCTCTCTGCGCCCGCCACGGGTCGAACGCGGTCTCATGATGAAAGAAGAGGATGCGGTGTCCGGTCTGGATCGGGCTCCCCTGTGGCAGAGCCGGGGCCGGGCACAAGCGATCATTCTGCCAGACCGGAGGCGATCGTGGCAAAGCGGCGACCGCATCCCCTCGCGCGCGCGGCTAGGATCGCCGGGTGATCGAACTGAGGACCCCCGCCGAGATCGAGCAGATGCGCCCCGCCGGCCGCTTCGTCGCGAGCGTGCTCGAGGCGACCCGGGACGCCGCCGGCGTCGGCGTGAACCTCCTCGAGCTCGACGCGCTCGCGCACGACATGATCCGCGCCGCCGGCGCCGAGTCCTGCTACATCGACTACCACCCCTCCTTCGGCGGCTCCCCCTTCGGCAAGGTCATCTGCACCTCGGTCAACGACGCGGCGCTGCACGGACTCCCCCACGACTACCGCCTCCGCGAGGGCGACCTGCTCTCGCTCGACTTCGCGGCCTCCGTCGACGGCTGGGTCGCCGACTCGGCGCTGACCATCGCGATCGGCGAGGGCGACCCGGCGGATCTCGCCCTCATCGAGACGACGTCGGCGGCGCTGGATGCCGGCATCGCAGCCGCGCAGGTCGGCAAGCGGATGGGCGACGTCTCGAGCGCCATCGGCGACGTCGCACACGACGCCGACCTCACCGTGAACCTCGACTTCGGCGGGCACGGCGTCGGCCGCGTCATGCACGGCGACCCGCATGTCCCCAACGACGGCCGCCGTCGCCGCGGCCTGCCGCTCAAGGCGGGGCTCGTCTTCGCGATCGAGCCGTGGTTCATGCTCGGCACCGACGAGATCTACACCGACGAGGACGGCTGGACGCTGCGCAGCCGCGACGGCTCGCATGCCGCGCACTTCGAGCACACGGTGGCGCTGACGGCCGAGGGGCCGATCGTCCTCACGGCGCGCTCGAGCTGAAGCGGGGCGGGCTCTCCTCAGAGCTCGTCGAACTCGGCGGGCAGGAGCTCGGGCCGGTTCGCGCGCGTGCGCTCGATCTGCTGCTCGCGCCGCCACGCCGCGACGCGGCCGTGATGCCCGCTGAGCAGCACCTCCGGCACCGCGAGCTCGCGCCAGGCGGCGGGCTTCGTGTAGCTCGGGTACTCGAGGAGCCCGCCCTCATGGCTCTCCTCGTCGAGGCTCGCGGCGTTGCCGATGACCCCCGGGACGAGTCGGCCGACGGCCTCGATCATCGCCATCGAGGCGACCTCGCCGCCGTTGAGCACGTAGTCGCCGATGCTCAGCTCGAGGACCTCGGCACGGGTGCGCGTGTGCTCGACGACGCGCTGGTCGATGCCCTCGTAGCGGCCGCAGCAGAAGACCAGGTGCTCGCGCTCGGCGAGACTCCGCGCGGTCGACTGGCGGAAGAGCGGGCCGGCGGGCGTCGGGAAGACGACGGTCGTGGCGGGGGTGACCACCGCATCCAGCGCCTCACCCCAGGGCTCCGGCTTCATGACCATGCCGGCGCCGCCGCCGTACGGCGTGTCGTCGACCGTGCGGTGGCGGTCGTGCGCGAAGTCGCGGAGGTCGTGCACGTGGAGGTCGAGGAGCCCGCTCGTGCGGGCCTTGCCGAGCAGGGACACGTCGAGGACGGAGAAGAACTCCGGGAAGATCGTGACGATGTCGATGCGCACGACAGGGAGCCTAGCCGCGGGCGGCGTGTGCACGGGTCCCGCCCGGTCGGGCCGCCGCCGCGAATGCCTCGCCGGCGACGTCGCCGAGCGGTATCGGTGCACCCGGGTCGGGAGTCCTCAACAGGTCGGCCCCGCCCCGGTCGCTCCACAGACCGGGGGACCCGGGCGCAGCGGACTCCTCGAGGCGGCCAGGATCCACCGCATGGATCAGATCCTGACCTACCGCGAGCTCCGGCAGCGCGGTCTCTCCCGTCGGGCCATCGAGCGCATGATCGAGGACGGACGCCTGCGGCGGGTGCGCACCGGGCACTACGCCACGGCCGTCGCAGAGCCGGACGTCACCCGGGCGGTTCGAGTCGGCGGGAGCGTGACCTGCGCCGCCGCCCTCCGGCGGCACGGCGTCTGGGTGCTGGAGCGGACCTCCCACGTCCGCGTGGATCGGGACGCACGGCGGCGATCCGAGGCAGGCGGGCCGCCGGTGCATCGTCTCGCGGGGATCTCATTCCAGGGCGTCGACGACGTGGAGACGGCCATGCGGGCGGCCTGCCGGTGCCTGTCGCTGGAGTCGCTGGTCGCCGCCGCGGATTCCGCGCTCGAGCTGGGGCTCATCGATCAGGCCGGGCTCGAGGCCGCGATGTCGGGATCCGCCCGGGGGCGGGACGCGCTTGCGCGCACGGACGCCCGCGCGGAGTCCGGCCTCGAGTCCATCGTCAGGGTCCGGCTGCGGTCGCTCGGGATCCGCGTCGAGCCGCAGGTCCGGATCGACGGCATCGGCCGGGTCGACCTCCTGATCGGGAATCGGCTCGTCATCGAGCTCGACGGCGACCGATGGCACTCGACCGCGGAGCAGCGGGAGTCCGATCGTCGCCGGGATGTCGCCCTGCAGCGCCGCGGCTACATCGTGCTCCGGTTCGGCTATCACCGCGTCATCGAGCAGTGGGACGACGCCCTGGCCGACATCCTGGCGTTCGTGCGACGCGGCGCACATCGTGGCGCTGTGCACGGAGACCGCTGAGATGGCTCTCCGGCGTGAATGCCTCGGCGTCGATCCGCCTCAGCGGTCGTCGTGCTCGGGCTCCGCCGGCTCGGCGTCGGCCGGCTCCTCCGGCAGCTCCTCGAAGAGGCCCGCCGGCGGGGTGACCGTCACGATGCCGGCCCCGATGTCGACGGCGGGCACGATCGCCTTCACGAAGGGGACCATGACGTCGCCGGAGGCGGTCGTGACGATCAGCAGATCCTGCGCGGGCAGGTGCTCGACGCGGGCCACCTTGCCGACGCTCTCTCCGTCGCGCTGGACGTCGAGGCCGACGAGCTGGTGGTCGTACCAGGCATCCGGCTCCTCGGGGAGCTCGGCGGCATCCTGATCCACCCAGAGGACGGCCTTGATGAGGCCCTCGGCGGCGGTGCGGTCGGGCACGTCCTTGAAGAACGCGACCGGGTGCGAGTTGTACCAGCGCAGCTCGGCGAGCTCGAGTCGCTTGCCGTGCCAGGGCGAGGAGGTCGGAACCTGGAGCGCGAACGAGGAGCCCGGGGTGAAGCGGCGCTCCGGGTCGTCCGTGTAGAGCTCGAGCTTGATGGCGC
The Homoserinibacter sp. YIM 151385 DNA segment above includes these coding regions:
- the rplS gene encoding 50S ribosomal protein L19 encodes the protein MHILDSVDAASLKSDIPDFRPGDTVKVHVNIIEGSRSRIQVFQGVVIGRSGEGIRETFTVRKVSFQVGVERTFPVHSPNIDHIEIVTRGDVRRAKLYYLRELRGKKAKIKEKRDA
- the trmD gene encoding tRNA (guanosine(37)-N1)-methyltransferase TrmD, coding for MRIDIVTIFPEFFSVLDVSLLGKARTSGLLDLHVHDLRDFAHDRHRTVDDTPYGGGAGMVMKPEPWGEALDAVVTPATTVVFPTPAGPLFRQSTARSLAEREHLVFCCGRYEGIDQRVVEHTRTRAEVLELSIGDYVLNGGEVASMAMIEAVGRLVPGVIGNAASLDEESHEGGLLEYPSYTKPAAWRELAVPEVLLSGHHGRVAAWRREQQIERTRANRPELLPAEFDEL
- a CDS encoding metallophosphoesterase, encoding MVQLGQHAPAIHTIAHFSDPHLLEGGRPLYGAVDSEPTLARALEQLERSGLAPEAIVFTGDLADLGEVDAYRRLRAIVEPVAERLGAEIIWVMGNHDEREPFAAELLGAAAEGDGAGGVRPLDRVHRLGGLRIIALDSTVPGYHHGSLEPAQLDWLRAELAEPAPDGTLLALHHPPLPSLVELMAVLELEHQGELAAAIEGSDVRGILAGHLHYATHGTLAGTPVSVAAATCYSIDPAAPQGTLVGVDGGHSVGIVEVYADTVVHSIVPVGSFPRVSGFSERVLDMLAAMSPEERREAFSNKRSTYDLAARDASVDAGTPD
- a CDS encoding DUF2469 family protein; this encodes MDDDDIEDYDREVELALYREYRDVVGQFKYVVETERRFYLANEVALERKDTEHDFYFELTMADVWVWDVYRSDRFVKSVRVLTFKDVNVEMLGDRELELPKELALDE
- a CDS encoding YifB family Mg chelatase-like AAA ATPase; the protein is MAVGRTTSIALQGLDGALVEVEADVSSGLPGFVVIGLPDTSLGESKDRVRAAAANTGHPIGAKKLTINLSPASLPKHGSAFDLAIALAALAADGLVPRESIARVVHLGELGLDGRLRPTRGVLPAVLAAARGGASIVMVPSGDAEEAALVPGVRVVPVASLREAAIWHGAELAAEPVEAVLRPAVATSEGEPEPDLAEVVGNADAVEAVQVAAAGGHHMLLLGPPGAGKTMLAERLPGILPDLETSAALEVSSLRSLCGLPIGGELRVRPPLEAPHHTASPTSIVGGGSAVIRPGAAARASHGVLFLDEAPEFSPAALDALRQPLESGRITIHRANAAASFPARFQLVLAANPCPCGQAGAKDAECICSPNARRRYLARMSGPLLDRIDIQLRVPKVTAAQLRLAAGESRTTTALARERVARARAAAAARLDRTPWRRNAEVPGSVLRSPLGSPERAAARVLDRALERGLVTMRGHDRVLRTAWTLADLDGAERPGEDHVARALILRRSAS
- a CDS encoding sulfite exporter TauE/SafE family protein, with translation MTARARPSTGRILALLGVGILGGLLSGLFGVGGGILMIPLLILLAGLDQRTAAATSLAAIVPTAIAGASTYAANGQIDLVAAALLALGGIGGSAIGSRLLRVLPIGVLRWAFIGLLLAVAVRMALVVPARADAADLDLPRILGFIALGLVIGIVSGLFGIGGGVIAVPALIAIFGIGDLTAKGTSLLMMIPTALAGTIGNARARLVDWTAVAIAGTGAVAASFAGVALAFLIPARLSGVIFAGLLLVSAVQLAVRAIRARRTPRD
- the lepB gene encoding signal peptidase I; this translates as MADEVIERSGASGAARRRERARGWKGFLRDVVVILVAAIVISFLIKTFLIRSFYIPSPSMEPTLLVNDRIIVNQLEPGLMPVEHGDIVVFRDPGGWLQGQPVAPEQPPVVAGIDWFLSVIGLTAPDSNDHLIKRVIGLPGDTVACCNELNQLTVNGVPLEEPYIQLPEGMTAPSGVDFSVTVPEDSLWVMGDNRYDSRDSRYNQDGPTDGFVPYENVVGRAILISWPADRWTWLDNHPAVFRDVEDVESGAER
- the map gene encoding type I methionyl aminopeptidase, whose protein sequence is MIELRTPAEIEQMRPAGRFVASVLEATRDAAGVGVNLLELDALAHDMIRAAGAESCYIDYHPSFGGSPFGKVICTSVNDAALHGLPHDYRLREGDLLSLDFAASVDGWVADSALTIAIGEGDPADLALIETTSAALDAGIAAAQVGKRMGDVSSAIGDVAHDADLTVNLDFGGHGVGRVMHGDPHVPNDGRRRRGLPLKAGLVFAIEPWFMLGTDEIYTDEDGWTLRSRDGSHAAHFEHTVALTAEGPIVLTARSS
- a CDS encoding type IV toxin-antitoxin system AbiEi family antitoxin domain-containing protein; translated protein: MDQILTYRELRQRGLSRRAIERMIEDGRLRRVRTGHYATAVAEPDVTRAVRVGGSVTCAAALRRHGVWVLERTSHVRVDRDARRRSEAGGPPVHRLAGISFQGVDDVETAMRAACRCLSLESLVAAADSALELGLIDQAGLEAAMSGSARGRDALARTDARAESGLESIVRVRLRSLGIRVEPQVRIDGIGRVDLLIGNRLVIELDGDRWHSTAEQRESDRRRDVALQRRGYIVLRFGYHRVIEQWDDALADILAFVRRGAHRGAVHGDR
- a CDS encoding ribonuclease HII, translated to MTVVEPTLDFERERFAGGTPMVIGVDEVGRGAIAGPVAVGVAAILPDCAPMPTGLRDSKLLSEKRREELHPRVMSWTPHIAVGLADNEEVDRIGIIASLGLAGARAFAELRMAGLDTTGALVVLDGSHDWLTPALPLRLSIVTRVKADRDLAVVAAASVAAKVHRDRLMAEAHEGMPDYGWAGNKGYASAAHYEAVGRVGASPLHRWSWLRQPSLLDDLEAVGGAPAA
- a CDS encoding YraN family protein; the protein is MAAKDDLGRLGEELAARHLRAAGMEVVARNWRCRHGEIDLVVRDGPVVAIVEVKTRSGLGFGHPLEAITVAKLRRLRRLAGLWSAEHGHPRSRMRLDAVSVIAPRDAPARIEHIAGIG
- the dprA gene encoding DNA-processing protein DprA → MSVLGMPESRIAELVRGVARSMPPEVLEDREALLERFARAAWSTIAEPGDGAAGALVGALGAFPALELLIETEGEPAMLAGGRLGGASSDPASTGPASSGLGSRALEEAVRRWWPRVAQRPVRLALEQARRFGIGLLVPGDPGWPQGLDDLGPHAPAALWFRGSPAGARPGEAAPASAPGIALVGARAATGYGEHVAVEAASGLVDRGVAIVSGAAYGIDGAAHRAALASGGRTIAVLAGGLDRFYPSGHEALLERISGEGGGLVLAEVPCGTAPTRWRFLQRNRIIAAISDATVVVEAGWRSGSLNTARHAAQLGRPIGAVPGPVTSTASSGCHRMLRELDAVCVTDAAEMAELLPTAGVDAAGPAPTRSADRGDEDAAEHPAERSRPSGARGRPAVVTAEDPEGTRARLLDAMSTRTARRPGDLASMSGLAPDRVRAMLGLLELDGIVRPRGDGWIRAGS
- the rimM gene encoding ribosome maturation factor RimM (Essential for efficient processing of 16S rRNA), with product MSARRPPRPGRTQLRVGRLLKAHGLKGAIKLELYTDDPERRFTPGSSFALQVPTSSPWHGKRLELAELRWYNSHPVAFFKDVPDRTAAEGLIKAVLWVDQDAAELPEEPDAWYDHQLVGLDVQRDGESVGKVARVEHLPAQDLLIVTTASGDVMVPFVKAIVPAVDIGAGIVTVTPPAGLFEELPEEPADAEPAEPEHDDR